DNA from Egicoccus sp. AB-alg2:
TTCGCGACGCGGTCGGAGCGCGCCGGTGCGCCGGTCTTTATCTGACCGGCGTTGGTGGCGACGGCGATGTCGGCGATGGTGGCGTCCTCGGTCTCGCCCGAACGGTGGCTGATCATCGCGGTCCACCCGGCCCGCTGGGCGAGGGAGACCGCGTCCAGGGTCTCGGTCAGCGAGCCGATCTGGTTGACCTTCACGAGCACGCTGTTCGCCGCCCGCTCGTCGATGCCGCGCTGCACGAAGGTCGGGTTGGTGACCAGCAGGTCGTCGCCGACCAGCTGGACCTGGTCCCCGAGGCGCTCGGTCAGCAGCTTCCAGCCGTCCCAGTCGCCCTCGTCGAGTCCGTCCTCGATGGACACGATCGGGTAGCGGTCGACGAGGTCGGCCCACAGCTCGACCATCTCCTCGGACGACAGCACCCGTCCCTCGCCCTCGAGGTGGTAGCTGCCGTCGCGGAACAGCTCGGACGTGGCCGGGTCCATGGCCAGGGCGACGTCCGTGCCGGCGGTGTAGCCGGCTGCGTCGATGGCCTCCATCAGCAGGTCGAGCGCCGCGCTGTTGGACGCCAGGTCGGGCGCGAAGCCGCCCTCGTCGCCCAGGCCGGTCGACAGGCCGCGGCCGTGCAGCACCTTCTTGAGCTGGTGGTAGATCTCCGCACCGACACGCAGCGCCTCGGAGAAGCTCGGGGCGCCGATCGGCGCGATCATGAACTCCTGGAAGTCGACGTTCGACTCCGCGTG
Protein-coding regions in this window:
- the eno gene encoding phosphopyruvate hydratase, giving the protein MDLTTIELVRAREILDSRGNPTVEVEVGLVDGTLGRAAVPSGASTGEAEAVELRDGGDRYLGKGVRKAVQNVQETIAPALLGQDATRQREIDALLLDLDGTDNKAELGANAILGVSLATAKAAAESSGLPLYAYLGGPNAHLLPVPMMNVLNGGSHAESNVDFQEFMIAPIGAPSFSEALRVGAEIYHQLKKVLHGRGLSTGLGDEGGFAPDLASNSAALDLLMEAIDAAGYTAGTDVALAMDPATSELFRDGSYHLEGEGRVLSSEEMVELWADLVDRYPIVSIEDGLDEGDWDGWKLLTERLGDQVQLVGDDLLVTNPTFVQRGIDERAANSVLVKVNQIGSLTETLDAVSLAQRAGWTAMISHRSGETEDATIADIAVATNAGQIKTGAPARSDRVAKYNQLLRIEEELGDTARYAGRGAFPRFRP